A single Candidatus Thalassolituus haligoni DNA region contains:
- a CDS encoding efflux RND transporter periplasmic adaptor subunit has translation MLTSRLMLSLGLTALLALPADALETRTLQTSQIPVFYDLEATLEAVNESTISAQTSGAIQAVHVDINDRVKKGTLLIEIDNTQQQAQLAQAEAQLAQAEAQNEDAQILLKRNQRLLKQGTISQGLFDSAEAQAKSTAAAVAAANANVRQARTQLSYTRVIAPYSGIVKARMVQVGELVNPGQPMMTGLALQPLRAVADLPQSIASHFQASRDQASQAATAIQVLVGDQMTSISADKITLYPYADARYHSVRLRAELPADDNRHLYPGMWARVRLPAGAREGILIPQSAIVRHSEVTSVYILDGKQLKMRQVRLGNSRNGEAEVLAGLVAGDIIAIDGYAALAAIAQQAVAATSNHAGE, from the coding sequence ATGCTGACTTCACGTTTGATGCTGAGCCTTGGCCTGACTGCCCTGCTGGCCCTGCCTGCCGACGCTCTGGAAACCCGCACACTGCAAACCAGCCAGATTCCGGTGTTTTACGATCTCGAAGCCACGCTGGAAGCCGTTAACGAAAGTACCATATCGGCCCAAACCAGCGGTGCTATCCAGGCTGTCCATGTTGATATAAACGACCGCGTTAAAAAGGGCACCTTGCTGATCGAAATCGACAACACCCAGCAACAAGCACAATTGGCTCAGGCAGAAGCCCAGCTAGCCCAGGCAGAAGCTCAAAATGAAGACGCCCAGATTCTGCTCAAACGTAACCAGCGATTACTGAAACAAGGCACCATTTCCCAGGGCCTGTTCGATAGCGCCGAAGCCCAGGCCAAAAGCACCGCTGCGGCGGTGGCTGCAGCCAATGCCAACGTTCGCCAGGCCCGCACCCAGCTGTCCTATACCCGCGTCATTGCGCCCTATTCTGGTATCGTCAAGGCACGCATGGTACAGGTCGGCGAACTGGTGAATCCGGGTCAACCAATGATGACAGGGCTGGCATTACAGCCGTTACGTGCGGTGGCCGATTTGCCCCAGAGTATCGCCAGCCACTTTCAAGCCAGTCGTGATCAAGCCAGTCAGGCAGCAACCGCCATTCAGGTACTTGTCGGTGACCAGATGACCTCGATCAGTGCCGACAAAATCACACTTTATCCTTATGCCGATGCCCGTTATCACAGTGTCCGTCTGCGGGCCGAGTTACCGGCAGACGACAATCGTCATTTATACCCTGGCATGTGGGCACGGGTTCGCCTGCCCGCAGGTGCACGTGAAGGCATATTGATCCCCCAAAGCGCCATCGTCAGGCACTCCGAAGTGACCTCGGTTTATATTCTGGACGGCAAACAGTTAAAAATGCGTCAGGTGCGCCTGGGTAACAGCCGCAACGGCGAAGCAGAAGTTCTGGCGGGCCTCGTGGCAGGTGACATCATCGCCATCGACGGCTACGCGGCACTGGCTGCCATTGCCCAACAGGCCGTAGCGGCTACCTCCAACCACGCTGGAGAATAA
- a CDS encoding GrxA family glutaredoxin, whose product MKRVTIFGREGCGYCRRAKELCEIKELDFKYIDINVEGISKADLEKTVGKPVDTVPQIFIGAEHVGGYTEFAALINAR is encoded by the coding sequence ATGAAACGTGTCACTATTTTTGGTCGTGAAGGCTGTGGTTACTGTCGTCGTGCCAAAGAACTGTGTGAAATCAAAGAACTGGATTTCAAATACATTGATATCAATGTGGAAGGCATCAGCAAGGCGGATCTGGAAAAAACCGTCGGCAAGCCAGTTGATACAGTGCCGCAAATATTTATCGGCGCCGAGCACGTTGGCGGCTACACTGAATTTGCTGCTTTGATCAATGCCAGATAA
- the nhaA gene encoding Na+/H+ antiporter NhaA, translated as MNIPSTRPNPLNKFLKMESAGGILLMLAALLAIIFANSPLESFYNLLLETPVEVRIGALHIAKPLLLWINDGLMAIFFFMVGLELKYEWLEGELQDKRNVVLPGVGALGGMLVPALIYVYFNHSNAIDIQGWAIPAATDIAFALGILVLLGSRVPTSIKIFLTSLAIFDDIGAIVIIAVFYTDNISMTALSVIALCLPVLFLMNRFQVESKSVYMLLGAIMWVSMLKSGVHATLAGIILAMFVPMRLDRRPDYSPAHQLEQDLHPVVAFFILPIFAFANAGLNLTGIGMDQLLHPVPVGIAAGLFIGKQLGIFAFCWLTIKVGWAKLPTGVSWLTLYGTATLCGVGFTMSLFIGSLAFEGGGIDNTFDERLGIIVGSLASGIVGFLILRKSLGKPAVTANS; from the coding sequence ATGAACATACCCTCAACACGGCCAAACCCGCTGAACAAATTTTTAAAGATGGAATCCGCCGGTGGCATTCTGCTGATGCTTGCCGCATTGCTGGCCATTATTTTTGCCAACTCCCCACTGGAGTCCTTTTACAATCTGCTACTGGAAACGCCGGTAGAAGTCCGAATTGGTGCACTACACATCGCCAAGCCGCTGCTGCTGTGGATTAATGACGGCCTGATGGCCATCTTCTTCTTTATGGTTGGCCTGGAACTGAAGTACGAATGGCTCGAAGGTGAACTGCAAGACAAGCGCAACGTGGTATTACCCGGCGTTGGTGCCCTTGGCGGCATGCTGGTACCCGCACTGATCTATGTTTACTTCAACCACTCAAACGCCATTGATATTCAGGGTTGGGCCATCCCGGCCGCCACCGATATTGCGTTTGCCCTCGGCATCTTGGTGTTACTTGGCTCCCGCGTCCCCACCAGCATCAAAATATTCCTGACCTCGCTGGCCATTTTTGACGACATTGGAGCCATCGTTATTATTGCCGTGTTCTACACCGACAATATCTCCATGACAGCGCTCAGTGTTATCGCCTTGTGTCTGCCAGTGCTGTTCCTGATGAATCGATTTCAGGTTGAATCCAAAAGCGTTTACATGCTTTTGGGCGCCATTATGTGGGTATCGATGTTGAAGTCTGGCGTACACGCAACCTTGGCGGGCATTATTCTGGCGATGTTTGTGCCTATGCGACTGGATCGCCGCCCGGATTACTCACCCGCCCACCAGCTGGAACAAGACCTGCATCCGGTCGTGGCGTTCTTTATCTTGCCAATTTTTGCCTTCGCCAACGCGGGCCTGAACCTCACTGGAATCGGCATGGATCAGCTGCTGCACCCGGTGCCCGTCGGTATTGCGGCGGGCCTGTTCATCGGCAAACAGCTGGGTATTTTTGCGTTTTGCTGGCTCACCATCAAAGTCGGCTGGGCCAAATTGCCGACCGGTGTTTCCTGGCTAACGCTCTACGGCACCGCCACGCTATGCGGCGTCGGTTTTACCATGAGTCTGTTTATTGGTTCGCTGGCGTTTGAAGGCGGTGGCATCGACAACACCTTTGATGAACGGTTGGGCATTATTGTAGGTTCTTTGGCATCCGGCATTGTCGGCTTTCTGATCCTGAGGAAAAGCCTGGGCAAGCCTGCAGTAACAGCTAACAGCTAA
- a CDS encoding methylenetetrahydrofolate reductase, producing the protein MLTEKIRNRESGIVLYGIVPPKKGTDPERIVEIAKLQMQRLQSLPIDGLVLYDIQDEASRTSARRPFPFIETLDCFDYSRHQLAALDLPKIIYRAAGKYSREELSRFLNQASATNNMTVFVGAASKDQSVSMTMSEAYDLKQQVRPELLMGGVTIPERHRAKGDEHVRVFEKIRQGCSFFISQGVYDLQASKDFLSDYYYAGREQGIDLVPVIFTLTPCGSVQTLNFMKWLGISIPRWLENELLHAHDILEQSVNYSEANWRELKAFADTLGVPVGCNIESVAVRKVEVEAAIELLNRVSRSL; encoded by the coding sequence ATGCTTACTGAAAAAATCCGTAACAGGGAAAGCGGCATTGTGCTGTACGGCATAGTGCCACCGAAAAAAGGCACCGATCCAGAACGGATTGTGGAGATCGCCAAGCTGCAAATGCAACGGTTGCAGTCGCTGCCGATAGACGGGTTAGTACTGTACGATATTCAGGATGAGGCGTCGCGGACGTCAGCAAGGCGCCCGTTTCCATTCATCGAAACCCTCGATTGTTTTGACTATAGTCGTCACCAGCTGGCGGCTCTGGATTTGCCCAAAATCATTTACCGTGCCGCTGGAAAATACTCACGTGAGGAATTAAGCCGCTTCCTCAATCAGGCCTCCGCCACAAATAATATGACCGTGTTTGTCGGGGCGGCCTCAAAAGATCAGTCGGTCAGTATGACCATGTCCGAAGCTTACGATCTTAAACAACAGGTACGGCCAGAGTTGCTGATGGGCGGTGTGACGATCCCGGAGCGTCATCGCGCCAAGGGCGACGAACATGTGCGGGTGTTTGAAAAAATTCGTCAGGGCTGTTCGTTTTTTATTTCCCAGGGTGTTTACGATCTGCAGGCGTCGAAAGATTTTCTGTCCGATTATTATTACGCTGGCCGTGAGCAGGGTATTGATCTGGTGCCAGTGATCTTCACTCTGACCCCCTGTGGTTCCGTACAAACGCTGAATTTTATGAAATGGCTGGGGATCAGCATTCCACGCTGGCTGGAAAATGAATTGCTGCATGCCCACGATATTCTCGAACAGTCGGTTAATTATTCCGAAGCCAACTGGCGCGAACTGAAGGCCTTTGCCGATACTCTGGGTGTGCCGGTGGGCTGCAACATTGAAAGTGTTGCCGTGCGCAAGGTGGAAGTCGAGGCTGCCATTGAATTGCTGAACCGCGTATCGCGCAGTTTATGA
- a CDS encoding Wadjet anti-phage system protein JetA family protein, producing MSELYQRSYSSANADYGHALVRDQLVEIFQEVLVRKPQLASVDDLGEGEETDKDQAGFRGTREQAGWILSLLMEHGWIDKQVDQATLHSTFSLTRYGREFTEPFVNESRATARTRHRNTRNTRNALESFVERGDVYDLLDAFEYSERIISDFTDVIAELDERKRDLVQEMEDQLLVQHASDAFFDFMENRFQPDLSVRLSADNVERHRDRIEGLIRTIRRKDDKFKIATEKRLRELLPEQVQPGQSLLWWILDGIEQRLGNASEIMLPALRRALQGFTKRADIIMRQMSYLASQRHNDVLAVCKRLAELPQTRQDALLALAGEQMAVPTIGFIDPAQVRLAPPRSRQRMAAILDPGQGEVDMDARKQSYIQQLLDQAFLVNQQALRRYLQSHLGSGQRVSTRELPIHNAADFIAVAHAISLGAADSAVADSSSEFRFVVSQERPEEAALPPGDADHYFIGKDHFIFELVAKDQPQPTE from the coding sequence TTGAGTGAGCTGTATCAACGCTCGTACAGCTCTGCCAACGCGGATTACGGCCATGCTCTGGTGCGTGACCAGCTGGTAGAGATTTTTCAGGAAGTGCTGGTGCGCAAGCCCCAGCTTGCCAGTGTCGATGATCTGGGTGAGGGTGAAGAAACCGACAAGGATCAAGCCGGGTTCCGGGGCACGCGGGAACAGGCCGGGTGGATTCTCAGCCTGTTAATGGAGCATGGCTGGATCGACAAGCAGGTGGATCAGGCGACGTTACACAGCACGTTTTCATTGACCCGGTACGGCCGCGAGTTTACCGAGCCTTTTGTGAACGAATCCCGCGCTACGGCGCGCACCCGGCATCGCAATACCCGCAACACCCGTAATGCGCTGGAAAGCTTTGTTGAGCGCGGGGATGTGTATGATCTGCTGGATGCCTTTGAATATTCCGAACGTATTATCAGTGATTTTACCGATGTGATTGCCGAACTGGATGAACGCAAGCGCGATCTGGTGCAGGAAATGGAAGACCAGTTGCTGGTTCAGCATGCCAGTGATGCCTTTTTTGATTTTATGGAAAACCGCTTTCAACCGGATCTGTCGGTGCGGCTGTCGGCGGATAATGTCGAGCGCCATCGTGACCGGATTGAGGGTTTGATTCGTACCATCCGGCGCAAGGATGACAAGTTCAAGATCGCCACCGAAAAACGTTTACGTGAGTTATTACCCGAGCAGGTGCAGCCTGGCCAGTCGCTACTGTGGTGGATTCTGGATGGCATTGAGCAGCGTTTGGGTAATGCCTCGGAAATCATGCTGCCGGCGTTACGGCGGGCGCTGCAGGGATTTACCAAACGGGCGGATATTATCATGCGGCAGATGAGCTATCTGGCATCGCAGCGGCACAATGATGTGCTGGCGGTGTGCAAGCGACTGGCCGAGTTGCCGCAGACTCGACAAGATGCGCTGTTGGCCCTGGCCGGTGAACAAATGGCGGTGCCCACCATCGGCTTTATTGATCCGGCCCAAGTGCGGTTGGCACCCCCTCGCAGCCGTCAGCGCATGGCTGCGATACTGGATCCAGGCCAGGGCGAGGTAGACATGGATGCGCGTAAACAAAGTTATATCCAGCAGCTGCTGGATCAGGCATTTCTGGTGAATCAGCAAGCGCTGCGCCGGTATTTGCAATCTCACCTTGGCTCCGGCCAACGGGTTTCCACTCGCGAATTACCAATTCACAACGCCGCTGATTTTATCGCTGTCGCCCATGCCATCAGTCTGGGTGCTGCTGACAGCGCGGTTGCCGATAGCAGCAGTGAGTTCCGCTTTGTCGTCAGCCAGGAGCGGCCTGAAGAAGCGGCTTTGCCTCCCGGTGATGCCGATCACTATTTTATCGGTAAAGATCATTTTATCTTCGAGCTGGTGGCGAAAGACCAGCCTCAGCCAACGGAATAA
- a CDS encoding DUF4194 domain-containing protein, giving the protein MLTLIEKQLEKAGISLRDFSEVLMRLLDYGVICRDESQIEQQLYDRYLRIDELVQDYLQLIGMRVLHDRRFCFLRVIPPGAVVPGMAEDVGFEHSQAFRVRLNQHEVALTLVLRAQYDKALREGAVDEQGCVMVPLEALGIAMKNLLKRALPDNLTERKALFRRLRQLRLVHLNSDEQLSDGDTWLRIRPMIMSYVSDEVLSALLVDEVLGDEVLGDEVLDGEKPAPDLAGAAVDDQNPNCPNQDTPTADDREQGSGPSLFAEIETAPGDHLARHDASQPKVSQQGSEE; this is encoded by the coding sequence ATGTTGACTCTGATTGAAAAACAGCTGGAAAAGGCCGGTATCAGCCTGCGCGACTTTTCTGAAGTATTGATGCGGCTACTCGATTACGGCGTAATTTGCCGTGACGAAAGCCAGATTGAACAACAGCTATACGACCGGTATTTGCGTATTGATGAGCTGGTGCAGGATTACTTGCAGTTGATTGGCATGCGGGTATTGCACGACCGGCGTTTTTGCTTTTTACGGGTGATTCCTCCTGGTGCTGTGGTGCCGGGTATGGCCGAGGATGTCGGCTTTGAACACAGCCAGGCCTTTCGAGTGCGGCTGAATCAGCACGAAGTTGCCTTGACACTGGTACTGCGCGCCCAATATGACAAGGCCTTGAGAGAAGGTGCCGTGGATGAGCAAGGTTGCGTCATGGTGCCGCTGGAGGCGTTGGGTATCGCCATGAAAAACTTGCTGAAGCGGGCTCTGCCAGACAATCTCACCGAGCGTAAGGCGCTGTTCCGGCGCTTGCGCCAACTGCGGCTGGTGCATTTGAACAGCGATGAGCAGTTGTCGGATGGCGATACCTGGTTACGTATTCGGCCGATGATCATGAGTTATGTCTCCGACGAGGTACTGTCTGCCTTATTAGTTGATGAGGTGTTAGGTGACGAGGTGTTAGGTGACGAGGTGCTGGACGGTGAGAAGCCAGCGCCAGACCTTGCCGGTGCTGCCGTCGATGACCAGAACCCGAATTGCCCGAATCAAGACACACCAACAGCCGACGACAGAGAGCAAGGGTCTGGCCCGAGTCTGTTTGCTGAGATTGAAACAGCACCTGGCGACCACCTGGCCAGACATGACGCCAGCCAGCCGAAAGTCAGCCAGCAGGGCAGCGAGGAATAA